The Myxococcales bacterium genome window below encodes:
- a CDS encoding RHS repeat-associated core domain-containing protein — translation MRGGNVVKLAYGPAGRMKTTVSGTNPRTIWNFGGLIERRTRTDGVVQIERQVPGPLGTFVSLRTTLTAAGAPGATETIYRHGDGRANRFFTQADGTVIQATTYAAFGNLTSDSGAAGLTYTDDLWNGGDNLPEVGVVLLGPRAYDPAIGRFLQRDPIAILARSTTANPYAFSFNDPVNHADPTGLSGECADGSCAGAIVSFNAGAAGLGCSIRCCTAAAAAAEAACRRARRTARASCMWQGVNLQRASRWAPPSDWGGGASVRPAIASWRRRGRPPILTALIRPSGSAESRSRTTSTATSVAARTLGVSCRDLRMASERSGRRSTCFHAAAHNSNSTRSARDRPRGRGAPEACGPVPQVETSPSPTDSHGCACWSRTRPSSWRRRSITQAVRLQTSLSKAQLVH, via the coding sequence GTGCGCGGCGGCAACGTGGTCAAGCTGGCCTACGGCCCGGCCGGCCGGATGAAGACTACGGTCAGCGGCACGAACCCGCGCACGATCTGGAACTTCGGCGGCCTGATCGAGCGCCGGACCCGGACCGACGGCGTGGTGCAGATCGAGCGGCAGGTGCCGGGGCCGCTAGGGACGTTCGTCAGCCTGCGCACGACCTTGACCGCTGCCGGCGCGCCCGGCGCGACCGAGACCATCTACCGCCACGGCGACGGCCGCGCCAACCGCTTCTTCACCCAGGCGGACGGCACGGTCATCCAGGCCACGACCTACGCGGCCTTCGGCAACCTGACGAGCGACAGCGGCGCCGCCGGGCTTACCTACACGGATGATCTTTGGAACGGCGGCGACAACCTGCCCGAGGTGGGCGTCGTCCTGCTCGGGCCGCGGGCCTACGACCCCGCGATCGGCCGCTTCCTCCAGCGCGACCCGATCGCGATCCTGGCGCGGTCGACGACCGCGAACCCGTACGCGTTCTCGTTCAACGACCCGGTGAACCACGCCGACCCGACCGGGCTGAGCGGGGAGTGCGCTGACGGATCGTGTGCCGGGGCCATCGTCAGCTTCAACGCCGGCGCCGCGGGGCTGGGATGCTCTATTCGCTGCTGCACGGCGGCGGCGGCAGCGGCGGAAGCAGCATGCCGGCGGGCGCGTCGTACGGCGCGAGCCAGCTGCATGTGGCAGGGCGTGAACCTGCAAAGAGCGTCGAGATGGGCGCCGCCGAGCGACTGGGGTGGGGGTGCTTCGGTGCGCCCTGCGATAGCGTCTTGGCGGCGTCGCGGCAGACCGCCGATTTTAACCGCGCTCATCCGGCCGAGTGGGTCAGCAGAGTCGCGATCGCGTACGACATCTACAGCTACGTCAGTTGCAGCGCGAACCCTGGGTGTTTCCTGCCGCGACTTGAGGATGGCCAGCGAGAGGAGCGGACGCCGTTCTACCTGTTTCCACGCAGCAGCGCACAACAGCAACTCGACTCGCTCGGCGCGGGACCGCCCCCGGGGCCGGGGGGCCCCGGAGGCGTGTGGCCCAGTGCCACAAGTCGAGACGTCACCATCTCCGACGGACAGCCACGGGTGCGCATGTTGGTCAAGGACCAGGCCCAGCTCCTGGCGGCGGCGGAGCATCACGCAGGCGGTTCGCTTGCAAACTTCATTGAGCAAAGCCCAGCTGGTTCATTAG
- a CDS encoding RHS repeat-associated core domain-containing protein gives MATQTRNVAGLVTQRQAPLLNLAGTTGWKTLTSAFSYDALTRVTLQGITTSSGTSLAKQQLDYFGSDDPARLRHWMGAAAYDFTFGYDALHELTTVTEAGGKYSATFGYGVVPPGGSQPSGSGKLRSATVGGTPQSGGQVVARNVTYSYAGSVDPEAPAALVPAGGGTNLRSYVYETAGNQTEVHAGNLGSTPTDRFVYDGDDQLRRATKFSPGTTTVTGSEEYFYDHAGQRVGVVTRDAAGTVTKLRAFLGDTEVELSAAGAVTQAYAYLALGTPVAKVVSPAGGWTAGSAAWANNAASLELQYHGLSSNTLLSVRPNGAVQAGFVYAPYGDVVQTTGATSATIAGQRRRFNDKFKDDLTGLSYYGVRYYDGLALGWTQADPMYRFVPDAAWTEPRKAGLYGFVLGNPVRYVDPDGRQPAQAAVLGAEAGAAIGGPPGAVVGAVVGVVAATYVGHQVGQALAGLRGGGGTIPLAPHLSVPKPPGGDAPTSKTQPDVTTATPTPTPPPDCGPGNPIKLMAQLATGAATMYKNTTAKDARYTNVSTDVSRSEFEANLKSQGFTSTTSADGKAVTWGQVSIVV, from the coding sequence GTGGCGACCCAGACGCGCAACGTCGCAGGGCTGGTGACGCAGCGCCAGGCGCCGCTGCTGAACCTCGCCGGGACGACGGGCTGGAAGACGCTCACCAGCGCGTTCAGCTACGACGCGCTGACGCGCGTGACGCTGCAGGGCATCACGACGAGCTCGGGCACGTCGCTCGCGAAGCAGCAGCTCGACTACTTCGGCTCGGACGACCCGGCGCGGCTGCGGCACTGGATGGGCGCGGCGGCGTACGACTTCACGTTCGGGTACGACGCGCTGCACGAGCTGACGACGGTCACCGAGGCCGGGGGCAAGTACAGCGCGACGTTCGGGTACGGGGTGGTGCCGCCGGGCGGGTCGCAGCCGAGCGGCAGCGGCAAGCTCCGGAGCGCGACGGTCGGGGGCACGCCGCAGTCGGGCGGGCAGGTGGTCGCGCGCAACGTGACCTACTCGTACGCCGGCTCGGTCGATCCGGAGGCGCCGGCGGCGCTGGTGCCGGCGGGCGGCGGGACCAACCTGCGCAGCTACGTCTACGAAACGGCGGGCAACCAGACCGAGGTCCACGCGGGCAACCTCGGCAGCACGCCGACCGACCGGTTCGTCTACGACGGCGACGACCAGCTGCGGCGGGCGACCAAGTTCAGCCCGGGCACGACCACGGTCACCGGCAGCGAGGAGTACTTCTACGACCACGCGGGCCAGCGGGTCGGCGTGGTGACCCGGGACGCCGCGGGCACGGTGACCAAGCTGCGCGCGTTCCTCGGCGACACCGAGGTCGAGCTGTCGGCGGCGGGCGCGGTGACGCAGGCCTACGCCTACCTGGCGCTGGGCACGCCGGTGGCGAAGGTGGTATCGCCGGCCGGCGGCTGGACCGCAGGCAGCGCGGCCTGGGCCAACAACGCCGCGTCGCTCGAGCTCCAGTACCACGGGCTGTCGAGCAACACGCTCCTGTCGGTGCGCCCGAACGGTGCCGTGCAGGCGGGCTTCGTCTACGCCCCGTACGGCGACGTGGTCCAGACCACCGGCGCGACGTCAGCCACGATCGCCGGCCAGCGCCGGCGCTTCAACGACAAGTTCAAGGACGACCTGACCGGCCTGAGCTACTACGGCGTCCGCTACTACGACGGCCTCGCGCTCGGCTGGACCCAGGCCGACCCGATGTACCGGTTCGTGCCGGACGCCGCGTGGACCGAGCCGCGGAAGGCGGGGCTGTACGGCTTCGTGCTGGGGAATCCGGTGCGGTACGTGGATCCGGATGGGCGGCAGCCGGCGCAGGCAGCAGTACTCGGGGCGGAAGCTGGGGCCGCCATCGGGGGGCCACCAGGCGCAGTGGTAGGCGCGGTCGTCGGCGTAGTCGCCGCTACCTACGTCGGGCACCAGGTTGGGCAGGCGCTAGCTGGTCTGCGAGGCGGCGGTGGGACTATCCCGCTGGCACCGCACCTTTCGGTCCCGAAGCCACCGGGTGGCGACGCGCCGACGAGCAAGACTCAGCCCGACGTCACGACCGCGACGCCGACGCCGACGCCGCCACCAGACTGCGGTCCAGGCAACCCGATCAAGCTCATGGCACAACTTGCCACGGGAGCCGCAACGATGTACAAGAATACCACGGCAAAAGATGCCAGGTATACCAACGTCAGCACCGACGTCTCTCGAAGCGAATTCGAAGCGAATCTCAAGTCACAGGGGTTTACTAGTACAACAAGCGCTGATGGCAAAGCGGTTACTTGGGGTCAAGTCTCGATTGTTGTGTGA